Part of the Tenacibaculum sp. SZ-18 genome, TTATTTGTATCAAAAAGTGCATATTTACTTCGATACAAAACACGAATATTTGCAGATAAATTATGATTGAAGTTTTCGTAGAATAATTTTGCATTTGCAACATGCCTCGATCTATTAACCAAACCAAAATAGTCGCTAAGAGTTAATTTTTCTGAAGGAGAAGTTGGAGTTCTTCGAAAAAACACCTCTCCATTATTAATTCTATCAATCTCTTCTTTATCACCTGAATCCAAATATTGGTAACCCGCTGAGAATCTAATATTATTATTTATTTTATACGTAATATCTAACTCAACACCTTGCGTAAAAACTCGATCTCTATTCTCATACGAAAAAACCGATGTATTTGGTAAATCTGGAAAATTTCTTGAAACAACAAACGTATTTATTAAGTCCTTAATATCATTTCTGAATAAATTGATTTCTAACTTTAAGCCTGATATTGGCTTTAATTGAAAACCTAAATTGTATCCTATCGAACTTTCAGGTTTCAGTTTTTTATCTAATAAAGCTACTTCTGGTCTATCACCATATAGTTCATGTAGAACTTGAGTTCCTAATACAATATAACCTCCTGCTGTATTTCTAAAATTGAAAAATAATTGTCTAAAATCTGGCACTTTATAACCAAACCCTATCGAGGCCCTTGTTGTGATCCAATCATTTATTTTATAATTTGCAGATAACTTAGGACTGAAAGCTGATTCGAATTTATTAAAAGCATCAAATCTTAATCCTGCAATTACATTAATTTTATCTCCTATTTTGGTATCATATTGACCGAATACATAATAGGCATTAAACTGCTCTTTACCTTCAAAAAATGTTCTATCTAAGGCATCAAAATTCCCACCTACACCCGCAATTAAAGTCCCTTTGTCTAAATTAAATTCAGTTTTAACTTCTGGTCTATATAATGTCTGGTCGAAACTAGATGACTCCCCATTAAATATACTTTCAGTTTTAAATCTTGTACCATAAAGCAAATAACTTATAGTAAAAGAATCGTTTATTTTGTGCAACGTTCTCAATGAAACTCCATAATCAAATCGATTTGCGTCATTGTTATCGTTGAAAATTTTTTCCGCAAAATATCTACCATCAATTGTGGTATTTAGTTTATCATTAAACTTATAAGTAAGTCTCAAATTTCCTGTACCATTTTGATATGCTTGTGCAGTATATAAATTATCTCCTGGAGATAAATCATAGGCTCCACCTGAATTCAAATTCAAACCTGCATCAATACCTAGCTTTTTGTTTCCATACGTAACATTAGCATTTAAATCCAGCTCATCCCTTGCTTCAATTCTAGACATATAACTAACAGAACCATTGGTACTGCCGTCTTCGGGTTCTTCCGTAATAATATTTATAACTCCACCAAGTGCTTCTGATCCATATAATGAGGATGATGGTCCCTTAACAATTTCAATTTGTTTAATATTATTAATTGTTAATCTATTTAAATCAATATTTCCTGAAGTTCTACCGATTAATGGTAATCCGTTAACTAAAATTAATGTATAATCTGCATCAACACCTTGCATCTGTACTCCTTCGGAATTACCAAAATCAGAAACCATTACCAATCCTGTTTGTTCTAGAATAATATCTCTTAATCTTGTTGCTCCTGTTTGTAAGATTTGTTTTTTGCTTATTAAGGTCACAGGCATTGGAAGCGAAGACAATTGTCTTTTTGTTCTTGTTGCAGTTACAATGACTTCATCTAAGTCATCATGTATACTGTCTGTTTTCTTTTGAAAATCTTGTGAGAATGACATAACTCCATAAAACAAACATGACATTCTCAAAAACTTATTTAGAAGCATTCTTAATAATTTTGACGCAAATATATATATTATTTTTAATCAATCTAAATAAATATACTATTTTTGTACTATCAAAATTTAAATACATAGTGTGATGAAAAAACTAATAGCAATTCTTACGATAACATTATTCGGTATTTCAAATGGAATAGCACAGAAAAACAAAAAGCACAAAGACATTGACGCAATTAAAGCAATGAGTGGTTGCTATAAAGTAGCGTTCAATTTTAGTGAAACATTCAATTATTCTAATGATAGTTTATACAAACCATCTAACGTAAAACATGATAAAGCGTTGGAATGGGTTGAACTTGTAACAGATAAAAACAATGAAATCCAACTACAACATATATTAATCGTTGGACCCAAAACCAGACCTCATATAGTAAAACACTGGCGTCAAGACTGGATATTCGAGAATCAAGATATGTTTATGTTCCAAAAAGGAAATCATTGGAAATACATGAAGTTAACTAAGGAAAATGTTGAAGGACAATGGACACAAAAGGTGTATCAAGTTGATGATAGTCCGAGATACGAAGGAACTGCAACATGGGTGCATGTTGACGGGAAAAGTTACTGGGAAAATGGTACAGATGCTCCGTTAGCAAGACGCGAACATACAAAACGATCAGATTATAATGTTATGCATAGAAGAAATCGCCATGAAATAACAACTGAAGGATGGATTCATGAGCAAGATAATGATAAAATAGTAAGAGATGATAACAAGGAGGATTTCGTTTTAGCACAGGAAAAAGGATTTAACTCATACACAAGAGTTCAGAATGATCAGTGTGAAGCAGCTCAAAAATGGTGGAAAAAGAATAAATCATTATGGAAAAAAATACGTAATAAATGGGATAAGGTATTCGATATGAAAAAAGATATTGTACTTCAGCCTAAAGTGAATAATAAAAAATTATTCTCCCATTTATTTGTGCTTAAAGCAGATGCATCTAAGAAAGAAGTTAATACTATAATTGACCAATTTCTGAATTAATGTCCATATTTTGTGTTGTTTTAAATCTCACTTTTAATTATTTAGAAGTGGGATTTTTTATTGTTCACAACTTTGTTTGTCAATACTAGCTGCGTTTGCTACTTTTGCTTTAGTATTTATTAATTTTAATGGAACATTTTATAGTATCTGCACGTAAGTATCGACCTCAAAATTTTGAGGATGTTGTTGGGCAACAAGCCATAACAAATACGCTTGAGAATGCTATAAAAAATAATCATCTAGCACAAGCTTTATTGTTTACAGGACCTCGTGGTGTTGGTAAAACATCTTGTGCGCGTATTTTGGCCAAACGTATTAATCAGGAAAGTTCAGATAATACAGATGAAGACTTTGCCTTTAATATCTTTGAGTTAGATGCTGCCTCTAATAATTCTGTTGATGATATTAGAAACTTAACAGATCAAGTGAGAATTCCTCCTCAAACAGGTAAATACAAAGTATATATTATTGACGAGGTTCATATGCTATCTCAAGCAGCTTTCAATGCCTTCTTAAAAACATTAGAAGAACCACCTGCGCATGCAATTTTCATCTTAGCAACTACAGAAAAACACAAAATTATTCCAACGATTTTATCTCGTTGTCAAATTTTTGATTTCAAAAGAATTGGTGTTTTAGATGCTAAAAGTTATCTGAAAGTTATTTGTGAACGTGAGCACATTACTGCTGAGGATGATGCTTTACACATTATTGCGCAAAAAGCTGACGGAGCAATGCGTGATGCTTTATCTATTTTTGATAGAGTCGTTAGTTTTTCGGGAAATAACTTAACGCGTGAAGCTGTTACTCACAACTTAAATGTACTAGATTATGAAGTGTATTTTAACATGACTGATCTTTTACTTGAGAATAAAATTCCTGAAGCTTTAATGGCTTACAATGATATTTTATCAAAAGGTTTTGAAGGACAACATTTCATAAGTGGTTTGGCTTCTCATTTCAGAGATTTATTAGTAGCGAAAGATAATGCCACTATATCTTTATTAGAAGTTGGTGATGCGATAAAGAAGAAATATTTAGAGCAAGCTACAAAAGCAGCTATGTCCTTTTTATTACCAGCAATTGACAAAGCAAATGATTGTGATTTAAAATATAAATCAAGTAAAAATCAACGTTTACTTGTCGAACTTTCCCTAATGCAAATAGCCTCTATCAATTTTGATGGAGAAAAAAAAAAAGGTAGCAACTACATAATTCCTGCTACGTTTTTCTCAGCATTATCACCAACAGTTAAGAAAATTGAAAAAGTTGCATCAGCGGCTAAAGTCCAAACTAAAACCACAGCGGTACCTAAACAGGCACCTATTGCTGAAGAACCAAAGAAACCTTCAATTAAAAATATTAAAAGAAGAACTTCTGCCCTTTCATTAAAAAGTTTGACTGAAAAAAGAGTTGTAAAAGTAGTCACTGATGAAGAAGAGAACTTTGACAATCATCCAAGAACTGCTTTTAATGAAGAACAACTAACTGAAGCTTGGAAAAAATATTATTTTAAACTTCAAGAACTTGGAGAAAAAAATATGGCCTCTATTTTATTAGCTGGACAACCAAAACTTGGTCAAAATTTTGAAATTATTGTTACTTTACCTAACAAGTTGATGAAAAGTCAACTAGGAAAAGGAAGACCAGCATTACTGAAATTTCTACGAGAAAAGTTAAATAATTACGGAATAACTATTAATATTGTCGTTAGTGAAACCGTTGAGAAGAAGTTTGCCTACACTCCACACGAAAAATATCAAAAATTAAAAGAGAAGAATCCTCTTTTAGAAAAATTAAAAAACACTTTCGGATTAGATATTTAAGCTACCGACAACGATCTTTTTCTTTTCAGCCAAGGTGAAACTCCACCGATTTCAAGAGCTTCATAAAAATTATCTTTTTTAATGATACCTTTTACTTCATTGGAAGTATCAACCTTTATAAAACCATATAAAATAAGTTTAAGAACAGATTCCTTTACCTCATCAAAAGTAATTTCAACATTATAACTATTCTTTACAATATCATTTATAAGATTATCGATATTACTAAATTCTTTCCCTGTCGCTAAAGTTTTGAATACTAATTCTTCCATAATTTACACATTTATAAAGCAAAGCTAATTCACTCGCTTCATTTAAAAAATGGAATAACTGTATGGAAAAATGTGGATTTCCGTAAGTTAAATTAAGCTACTTTTTCGCCCACATAAACAATTACATCATTTTCTTTAATGTCTTGTTCTTTTACTTCAGCTAAAATTTTAAATTGGGTGTTTGATTTCAGGAATAATGGTATAGCGTTATCTTTCTGATTGATAACTTGTACCTTTCCTTTAAAGTCTTCAGAAGATTTGACAGTCAACTCATTAATTTGAGGATAATCCCTAATAGTTTCTGTAAGATTAATGAAATCATCATTCTCGGTAAATAAAGTATCTGAATTTTCCGGCTTTCTTGAAGTAACTTCTCGAGAAGTTGCCAACCTGTAGGCACCCATTTCCCCAAACACACCAGAAAAACGCTCAATTGCATATTTATTAATCACATCACTACCCGTCATTGCAATTAAATATCCAACATCACTTAATTCCACATTACTATCCAAATTATCATTATAGATATCAATATTAAAAGCTTCGATTCCCATTTCCTTGGCATCGTTTACATAATCTTTATTACTATCTAATAAAATAACTCTTCTATTATTATCTATAAGGAATTTAGCTATTAATCTTGCCGATCTTGAAGCTCCGACAAAAACAATTGCTTCAGATTTTTTAAGGAAAACTCCAATCATTTTAGCAACCATTCTAGCAGTTGTAGCATTTAATAAAACCGTTCCTAAAACCATTGTAAACACCAATGGAGTTATATAGTTTGCTCCTTCGACACCTAATTTCATTAACTTGGTTCCAAATAAAGAAGCGATTCCTGCGGCAACAATACCTCTTGGTCCTACCCAACTGATAAATAATTTCTCATTTAATTTAAGTGTAGATTTATGCGTACTTAAAAAGACACCTAAAGGACGCACTACAAAAACTACGAGCGCAAAAAGCAAAACTGTTTTCCAATTATAAATTAGGATTAATTGTTCCATATCCATATTTGCTGCAAGCAAAATGAATAAAATGGAAATTAATAAAACCGTAAGAGATTCCTTGAAATATAATAACTCATCAAAGCTTTTTAATTTACTATTTGCTATTACCATTCCCATTACAACAACTGCTAATAAACCTGATTCATGTGCTAAAAGATCCGATAAGACAAAAACTAATAACACCATTGATAAGGAAACCACGTTCAGTAAATAATGTGGTACAAACTTTCTATTAATAAAAAAAATTAAGGCCTTCGCAAAAATAAATCCTAATGAAGTACCAAAAAGGATAATTTTAAAGAATTCAATTAAAGCTGTTTGTGTAAAACCACTTTCTCCTCCAACACTTATAAACTCAAATACCAATACAGCTACTAGAGCTCCAATTGGATCAATTAAGATTCCTTCCCATTTAAGAACAGCAGCAACATCCTTTTTTAATGGAATATTTCTCAAAATTGGAGAAATAACTGTTGGACCTGTCACAATAATCAAGGCCGAAAATAACAAAGATAATTCCCAACCGAGATTAAATATATAATGAGCAAAAATACCTGCTAAGAAAAACGTAACAACAGAACCTAAAGTTACAAGCTTAGTAATCACAGGACCTACATTATTAATTTCACTCTTTTTTAATGTCAATCCTCCTTCAAAAAGTATAATACTTATGGCTAGTGAAACAAAATAGAACAAACCTTCACCTGGAAACAATCCTTTTTCACCATTCCAAATTGGCTCTATCCATTTACTTCCATTATCGCTAAAAAATTCAGCTGCTACAGGCCCAACCAATAATCCAATTAAGATTAAAGGCAAAATAGCGGGAATTTTCAATTTCCATGCTACCCATTGCGCTAAAATTCCTAAAATAATTATACCTGCTAATTCTACCATTTTTTGAAATTAATAACTGTAAATGTAGAACTTTTATTCTAAATAAAAATTAAATATTTGCTCTGTCTATTGAATAATTA contains:
- the dnaX gene encoding DNA polymerase III subunit gamma/tau, with product MEHFIVSARKYRPQNFEDVVGQQAITNTLENAIKNNHLAQALLFTGPRGVGKTSCARILAKRINQESSDNTDEDFAFNIFELDAASNNSVDDIRNLTDQVRIPPQTGKYKVYIIDEVHMLSQAAFNAFLKTLEEPPAHAIFILATTEKHKIIPTILSRCQIFDFKRIGVLDAKSYLKVICEREHITAEDDALHIIAQKADGAMRDALSIFDRVVSFSGNNLTREAVTHNLNVLDYEVYFNMTDLLLENKIPEALMAYNDILSKGFEGQHFISGLASHFRDLLVAKDNATISLLEVGDAIKKKYLEQATKAAMSFLLPAIDKANDCDLKYKSSKNQRLLVELSLMQIASINFDGEKKKGSNYIIPATFFSALSPTVKKIEKVASAAKVQTKTTAVPKQAPIAEEPKKPSIKNIKRRTSALSLKSLTEKRVVKVVTDEEENFDNHPRTAFNEEQLTEAWKKYYFKLQELGEKNMASILLAGQPKLGQNFEIIVTLPNKLMKSQLGKGRPALLKFLREKLNNYGITINIVVSETVEKKFAYTPHEKYQKLKEKNPLLEKLKNTFGLDI
- a CDS encoding cation:proton antiporter: MVELAGIIILGILAQWVAWKLKIPAILPLILIGLLVGPVAAEFFSDNGSKWIEPIWNGEKGLFPGEGLFYFVSLAISIILFEGGLTLKKSEINNVGPVITKLVTLGSVVTFFLAGIFAHYIFNLGWELSLLFSALIIVTGPTVISPILRNIPLKKDVAAVLKWEGILIDPIGALVAVLVFEFISVGGESGFTQTALIEFFKIILFGTSLGFIFAKALIFFINRKFVPHYLLNVVSLSMVLLVFVLSDLLAHESGLLAVVVMGMVIANSKLKSFDELLYFKESLTVLLISILFILLAANMDMEQLILIYNWKTVLLFALVVFVVRPLGVFLSTHKSTLKLNEKLFISWVGPRGIVAAGIASLFGTKLMKLGVEGANYITPLVFTMVLGTVLLNATTARMVAKMIGVFLKKSEAIVFVGASRSARLIAKFLIDNNRRVILLDSNKDYVNDAKEMGIEAFNIDIYNDNLDSNVELSDVGYLIAMTGSDVINKYAIERFSGVFGEMGAYRLATSREVTSRKPENSDTLFTENDDFINLTETIRDYPQINELTVKSSEDFKGKVQVINQKDNAIPLFLKSNTQFKILAEVKEQDIKENDVIVYVGEKVA
- a CDS encoding TonB-dependent receptor plug domain-containing protein: MLLNKFLRMSCLFYGVMSFSQDFQKKTDSIHDDLDEVIVTATRTKRQLSSLPMPVTLISKKQILQTGATRLRDIILEQTGLVMVSDFGNSEGVQMQGVDADYTLILVNGLPLIGRTSGNIDLNRLTINNIKQIEIVKGPSSSLYGSEALGGVINIITEEPEDGSTNGSVSYMSRIEARDELDLNANVTYGNKKLGIDAGLNLNSGGAYDLSPGDNLYTAQAYQNGTGNLRLTYKFNDKLNTTIDGRYFAEKIFNDNNDANRFDYGVSLRTLHKINDSFTISYLLYGTRFKTESIFNGESSSFDQTLYRPEVKTEFNLDKGTLIAGVGGNFDALDRTFFEGKEQFNAYYVFGQYDTKIGDKINVIAGLRFDAFNKFESAFSPKLSANYKINDWITTRASIGFGYKVPDFRQLFFNFRNTAGGYIVLGTQVLHELYGDRPEVALLDKKLKPESSIGYNLGFQLKPISGLKLEINLFRNDIKDLINTFVVSRNFPDLPNTSVFSYENRDRVFTQGVELDITYKINNNIRFSAGYQYLDSGDKEEIDRINNGEVFFRRTPTSPSEKLTLSDYFGLVNRSRHVANAKLFYENFNHNLSANIRVLYRSKYALFDTNNSGDVIDVFDDFIASNALVSVAVQKYFFNTMSLQLGVDNLFDSTGTENLDNFQNLDAALRLGRTFYTRIQFNI
- a CDS encoding DUF6607 family protein, whose protein sequence is MKKLIAILTITLFGISNGIAQKNKKHKDIDAIKAMSGCYKVAFNFSETFNYSNDSLYKPSNVKHDKALEWVELVTDKNNEIQLQHILIVGPKTRPHIVKHWRQDWIFENQDMFMFQKGNHWKYMKLTKENVEGQWTQKVYQVDDSPRYEGTATWVHVDGKSYWENGTDAPLARREHTKRSDYNVMHRRNRHEITTEGWIHEQDNDKIVRDDNKEDFVLAQEKGFNSYTRVQNDQCEAAQKWWKKNKSLWKKIRNKWDKVFDMKKDIVLQPKVNNKKLFSHLFVLKADASKKEVNTIIDQFLN